DNA from Deinococcus cellulosilyticus NBRC 106333 = KACC 11606:
CTGGAGAGCTGTTCTTCAGACCTTCTGGAGTCATGCCTGTGGACTTCATGGCCTGGAGGAGCTGCATGGGATTTCCTCCCAGTTGCTGGTAGGTCTGCAAGGTGTTCAGGGGGTCACCATTCCCTGTGCGGAAAGCACGGAAGGCAAGATTCAGGTCCACTCCGCTGTCTCTCAGGCCCAGGAGCACCGCAGCTCCTTTTGCACCACCTGTACCCACTCCAGCCCCTCCGAAACAGGTCCATCCCGGACGGCCATCCTGTCCATCTTTTGCCAGAACCTGATCCCGCTGTTCTTTCGGGACCATCGACAGGATCACGTGATGCACCTCCTGCAGGTTTCCGGGGACCACCTGATACCCGGTGATGTACCGGTCGGTGGTCAGACCAGGGTCCAGCACAAAACAACGGTAATCGTCGGTGTAGGCACTGTCTGGGGTGTAAGGATGGGCCATTTTGAGGTCCAGATCAGGATGAAACCCTGAAGGTGCAGCTGCACTGTGGGCATGCTGGGCCAGCACCATCCCCGACATCAGAATGCCCAGAACAAAACACAGTCTTTTCATGCTCTGCCTCATTTCTCAGGTGCTCCGGCAGCGGCCCAGAGGGCCAGGGTCTGGATCTCATGGTCGGTCAATTTTCGTTCGTTTTTCAGTGGAGGGGTTTTGCCTCCCGGCATCCACGGTGGCATGATCTTCTCGGTGGTCACGTAAGCAATCAGGTCTGCCCGTGATGCTGCTGCCTGAAAGGACTCCAGGCTGAAGGGAGCAATTCCCCCTGTGCTGTGGCAGGCCACACAGTGCTTCTGCAAGATGGGCTGGGTGTCTTTCTGGTAGGTGGGTCTGGGGGTGAGGGTTTCTGTTTCGGTGAACACCGCTCCTGCGGCACAGGACAGCGAAACAAAAACCAGCAACATGCGCCAGGACATGAAAACCTCCTGTAAAAACAACAGAGGGCCGAATCCTGTTCAGCCCTCTCGATTGAAGATGGATTTCAGGGCACTGCAAAGAATTTGATGCTGGGCTCTGTGCCGCAGGCACCGAAGGTGACGTTCAGGTACCCTTTTGGACCGCTGCCCGTCAAAGTGGCTTTCAACTGACCTCCAACGATTTTCAATGCAGAGGCGCAGCCAGGGTCAAACTGGAGGGGATTCACGGTGGTCACGTTCAGGTCGGTGTTCAGGTCACCCTGGGTCCAGGAGGCATTCCCGGAGACTTCCAGCGTGCCTGCAGGCAGGGATTTTGCTGTGATGGTGCCCGCCGTGGCCTGAAACGCGACCTGCAGCTTGTTCTTCAGGGTTCCAGCCGTCTGGCTGCTGACCTGCCGCACCACCGTCATGTCGTTGCCCACGCTGATTGCGGTGGTGGTGCCTGATGCCGTGCGCGTCCCATTTCTGCTTTCATAGAGCACATTGTTGCCACTGGCATCCTTCTGGGAGAAAGTCAGGCTGGTGGCCGTGACCTTTGCACCCTGGGCAGGAGCGGTCTGGGTGTCCTCAAATTTGAGGGTTCCCTGCACGGAATTGCTCCCTGCCGGTCCAGACTTCTGGCAATTGTAAGTGTAGGTCACGGTGTCTGGCAGGCCATCTCCATCTGCATCCGCAGTGGGGTCAGGTGAGGCAGTCACGCACTCTGGCTTGCCTGTGGCCTGTGCATTCACTGCAGAAAATCCAGCGGCGAAATCGGTGTCTGTCAGGGCAGCGGTGAGGTTCTGCAGTTCACTGGACAGCACACTGCCCAGACTGCTGGCCTGCAGGGCAGTGAGCCCCTCACCTGGGGTTGGGCCTTTGCTGCAGGAAACAAGAGAGAGGGCGCTGGTCACGATCAAAAGTCCAAATCTGGCATCCTTCATGGCTTTCTCCTCTGCGACTGGAACGGGGATGTGTTCATGATGCGCCTTTCTTTCTGGCAAGAGGAGGGCCATCGGTGGGTGGTACCAATGGCCCTAACGGAAACTGTCAGATTTGCGCAAATATACTGGGATATGGCCGTTTCCACACCCCTTTCTGTGGTCAGGCAGCTTCTGCTGTTCACATTTGTGGTTTCCGCCCTTTTTCGCACAGCATATGCGGTGCGTTACATGCACATCCTGCCTGCACTAGAGTTGACTGTGGACGCTCTGGTGGTGGGAGGAATTCTGCTCTTTTTCCATGCCCTGAGCAGGAACCGTCTGCTGGTGGCAACGCTGGCCCTGCTGGCACAATTTGCCGCAGTGCTGTTGATTGCCCAGGTTTCTGCTGCCCTGCTTGCACCTGCAGTCATCACCGGAGGGATCATCCTGCAGTTGCGGTTTCTGCTGCCTCTGCAGGTGGTGTTGCCCCTGGGGTGGCTCCTGGCGGTGCCCATCTCCATGCATTCGGTGATGGTGGGGGTGCGTGCACCCGTGGAACTCGGGCTGTGGCAGTGGTGGGTGGTGTGGTCGGTGGCGTTCACTCTGTCCTTGCTGGCCGCAGACGCCCTGATCCGGGAGGCCCAGGCCAGAGAGGAACTGGCCCTGGCCCATGAACAGCTCAGTGCCTACCTTCCGGTGGTCGCCCAGCATGCAAGGCTGCAGGAGCGCACCCGACTGGCCCGTGACATGCACGATGCTGTGGGGCATCAACTGGTGGCCTTGCAGATGCGCCTGAGCCTCTGTGACACCCTGTTCGACGACCATCTGGAACAGGCCAGAACCGAGTTGCAAAAAGCCAGGGACCTCACCCGTGAAGTGCTCTCCGAAACCCGCAGGGCTGTGACGGCCCTGCGTCCCCTTGCTGTGGAAGAAAAAGGGCTGGTGAACGCCCTGCACGATCTGCAGCAGCAACTTCCCACCCTCAGACTGCATGTGAAAGTTCAGGGCCAGGAGAAGCAGTCCACCGAGGCCGAACAGGATCTGGCCTACCGTCTGGTGCAGGAAGCCCTCACCAACACCAGCAAACATGCAGCACAGGCCCAGAATGCTTACATCGAGCTGGTCTGGCTGGATGGAGGCATGCGGCTCCAGGTCGAGGATGATGGAAGCTGCCCGGAACAGCTGCAGTTTGGTTTTGGCCTGCAACACCTGCAAAGACGCGTGCTGGAAATGGATGGGACATTTCAGGCAGGTCGAGGTGTTCGGGGAGGCTTTCAGGTCCAGGCCCTCATTCCTTTTCAGGAGGTCCCTCTATGAATCCCATCCGTGTGCTCATCACCGACGACCAGGCCCTGATGCGGGAAGGTCTGGCCCTCCTGCTGTCCCGCAACACCGAACTGCAGGTGGTGGGGCTTGCTGGACATGGCAAAGAGGCCCTGGAATTGACCGAAACCCTGCACCCGGACGTGGTGCTGATGGATGTGCGAATGCCGGTCATGGATGGCATCACTGCCACACGCGAACTGCTGCGAAAGCATCCCAACCTGAAGGTCATTTTGCTCACCACCTTCGATGACGACACGGCCATTGTGGAAGGGGCACGCGCAGGTGCACACGCCTACCTGCTCAAGGACGCCGATCCTGCAGCTGTGGCACAGGCAGTCACTGCAGTGATGAGTGGAGAGCAGCGGTTTTACGTTCCAGTGGCCAGTTCCACCGAGCGCATTGTGGCCCAGCGCCTGTCCATGCCAAAGGATGTCGAAGCCCTGTCTCCCAGAGAAAAGGACGTGCTGAACCTGATGGCTGCAGGACTGGAGAACAAACGCATCGCGAAAGCGCTGAACCTCTCGGAATCGACGGTCAAGAATTACGTGTCCACCATTCTGGCAAAGCTTGGAGTGACAGACCGCACCAAGGCCGTCCTGAAGGCTGTGGCCCTGGGATGGCTCGCTGCACCCCGCTGAATTCAGAAGTGCAGGGGCAAAACCTCCACATGCACAATGTCTCTGGCAGCAATCCCTGTGCCCTGCCCGTCAAAACAGAGGTTGCTCTGGGCGGGGGTTTCCAGCTGGTGCAGGTGCCGATAGCAGTAATACAGTGCCCTGTTCCAGGCTGCCTGCGGGGTTCCTCTGGTCCTGAATTTGACGATGCACGGGTGGGTGTTCTGGCGGTACAGGGTGAGAAGGTCCATCCCGAACGTGCCATGAAAGCAGCGGCAGATGTCCAGAACG
Protein-coding regions in this window:
- a CDS encoding c-type cytochrome, which encodes MSWRMLLVFVSLSCAAGAVFTETETLTPRPTYQKDTQPILQKHCVACHSTGGIAPFSLESFQAAASRADLIAYVTTEKIMPPWMPGGKTPPLKNERKLTDHEIQTLALWAAAGAPEK
- a CDS encoding sensor histidine kinase, which produces MAVSTPLSVVRQLLLFTFVVSALFRTAYAVRYMHILPALELTVDALVVGGILLFFHALSRNRLLVATLALLAQFAAVLLIAQVSAALLAPAVITGGIILQLRFLLPLQVVLPLGWLLAVPISMHSVMVGVRAPVELGLWQWWVVWSVAFTLSLLAADALIREAQAREELALAHEQLSAYLPVVAQHARLQERTRLARDMHDAVGHQLVALQMRLSLCDTLFDDHLEQARTELQKARDLTREVLSETRRAVTALRPLAVEEKGLVNALHDLQQQLPTLRLHVKVQGQEKQSTEAEQDLAYRLVQEALTNTSKHAAQAQNAYIELVWLDGGMRLQVEDDGSCPEQLQFGFGLQHLQRRVLEMDGTFQAGRGVRGGFQVQALIPFQEVPL
- a CDS encoding response regulator transcription factor; protein product: MNPIRVLITDDQALMREGLALLLSRNTELQVVGLAGHGKEALELTETLHPDVVLMDVRMPVMDGITATRELLRKHPNLKVILLTTFDDDTAIVEGARAGAHAYLLKDADPAAVAQAVTAVMSGEQRFYVPVASSTERIVAQRLSMPKDVEALSPREKDVLNLMAAGLENKRIAKALNLSESTVKNYVSTILAKLGVTDRTKAVLKAVALGWLAAPR